DNA from Roseomonas gilardii subsp. gilardii:
TCATGGCTGCCCCAGCGCAGCGGCGCCGCATGGGTCTCGGCATGCCAGGCCTCCGCCGCCTCCATCACCGCCGAGGCCTTGGCCGCCGCCAGGGTCGCGCCCTTGCCCTGGAAGACGGAGAGGGAGCGCGCATTGGGGCGGACCGCCGCCGCGACGGGAATGCCCGTCACGTCCAGCCCGGTCAGCACCGCCACCCGCGTCAGGCCGAAGCGCTCCGCATGGCGCAGCGCCCGCTCCAGGGTGTCCCCGGGATCGCAGACCCGGTGCGCGCCGAGGCGGAAGCGCTTGGCCCCGTCCTCGGGCGGCAGACCGGGAGGAAGACCGGTCACGGCGCCAGGGAGACGGCGATCCGCCGGAGCCTCGCCAGCAGGCGCTCGACCTCGCCATCGCCGTCCCGTTCCGCGCGCTCCGCCGCCGCCGCGATCCGCCGCAGCATCTCCGCATCGCCGCGGCGGCCGAGCCGCAGGTCGAGATGCGCGAGGCTCAGCCGCGCCCGCAGCGCCAGCATCGACGCGCCCTGCGCCTCGGCCAGCCGCAGCGCCTCGCGCAGCGAGGCCTCGGCGGCGGCCTCCGAGCCGGGGCCGCCGGCCTGCAGGCGCAACTGGCCCAGCACGCGCCACACCTCCGGCATCCAGATCTGCAGCCCGACGCGCTCGAACAGCTCGCGCGCCTCGTCGAGTTCCGCCACCGCGCGCCGCACCTGTCCCGCCGTGGTCTGCGCCTCGGCCAGCAGCGTGTGGAAGATGGGGAAGTCCTCGATGGTGCCGACCTCGCGCTGCACGGCCAGCCCCGCCTCGATCGAGCGCAGCCCCTCCGCCGCCTCCCCGCGCGCCGAGGCCGCCCAGCCGCCGAAGATCATCCCCTTGGCCCGGTAGTCGGGCAGGTCATGCGTCTCGGCGGCTTCCATCATGCGCCGCGCCGCCTCCGCCATCTCCGCCGGGTCGCGGCGGTAGGCCCGGTGCATGGCGTGGATGTCCAGCGCGTGCAGGATGCTGCCCAGATGGTTGATCTCCAGCGCCCAGGCCCGGGCCTGGGCCTCGGCGCGCAGCGCCGCGCCGGGGCGGCCTTCCAGCCATTCCAGCAGCGCCGTCTCGCCCAGGGCGCAGACCTTGGCATCGTGGTTGCCGTAGAGCGTGGCGTGGTGGCGATAATCACCCGCCTCGTAGATGGCGAGCCCGGACTCGATGTCCTCCCGGCAGCCGCAGAGATCGCCCAGGCCGAAGCGCGTGCCCCAGCCGCAGTGATGCGCCTGCAGCAGGCTGCCCGGCTCGCCGCGCCGGCGGGCCCGTTCGGACAGGGCGCCGGAGCGCAGCCGCTTGATGTTGTAGTCCCGCGACACGCGCCACCAGCCCCAGGCGATGGGGAAATGCGCGCTCTCGTCGGCGGCCGTGTCGTTCAGCGCGGCATAGCTCTCGGCATAATGGTCCTGCGTCTCGGCGGCGCCCGGCCCGTGCAGGGCGATCAGCGCCGGGCCGAGCAGCGCCAGGAGTTCCAGCCGCTGCGCGCGCAGCGCCGGGGTGGGCGGCACCGTGTCGATCGCCCGCAGCGCCCGGCGCAGCAGGCGCGTCGCCTCGGCATAGGCGGAGCGCCCCAGGCTGCGCCGCGTCGCGGCGAGCCAGAGCGGCACGCTGTCCGCCACCCGCCCGGCTTCGGCGAGGTGATGCGCCAGGACCTCCGGCTCCGCGGCGACCCGGTCGGGGTCGAACTCCGGCAGCGCCTGGGCAAGCCGCGCATGCAGCAGGCGGCGCCGGTCGCGCACCAGGCTCTCATAGGCGGCGTCGCGCAGCAGCGCGTGGTGGAAGGTCCAGCCCTCGCGCCCGGACAGGCTGCGCCGCTGGAGCACCCCGGCCATTTCCAGATGCGCCAGGGCGGCGTCCAGCTCCTCGCCCGGCAGTTCCGTGGCCGCCTGGAGCAGGTCGCGCGGCACGGAGCGCCCGGCCGCCGCCGCCGCCTGGGCCACCGCCTTGGCGGATTGCGCCCGGTCGAGCCGCGCCACGAGGCATTCCCGCAGGCTGGGCGGCACCTCCGCCTCGGCCTCCACCGTGCCGTCCAGGATGGCGCGCGCCAGCTCCTGCGCATAGAGCGGCACGCCCTCCGTGCGCGACGCGACCAGCCGGCTGATCCGCCGCGTCAGATGCGGGGCATCCGGGGAGGAGCCGGCCACGGCCTCCACCAGTTGCACCATGTCGGGCTCGCTCAGCGGCCGCAGCTCCAGGAGCTCGACATCGCTCCAGGCCGGGGTGGCGGGAGGGGCGAAGGCCTCGCGCGAGGTGAGGAGGAGCAGGCAGCGGCCCGGCAGGCGCGACAGGGCGCGCTCCAGCAGCTCCATCGAGCTGGGATCGAGCCAGTGCAGGTCCTCCACCATCAGGCAGAGCGGCTGCCGCGCCGAGAGCCGGGTGAGCTGGTCGAGCAGCGCCGTGAGGGTCAGGCTGCGGAGCCGGCGCGGCGCCAGGGCGGCCAGGGCCGCCGGCCGCGCCCCCGCCCCGTCGCCGCCGACAAGCAGCAGCTCCGCCAGGGCGGCCGCGCGCTCGCCGGTCTCCGGCGCCTCCTCGCCCAGCCAGTGCCGCAGCTTGACCAGGGCATCCGGCCATTCCTCGTCCGGAGCCAGGCGGGCCAGGGCGCGCAGCGGCGTCACCAGGGGATGGAACGGCGTGTCGGTGTGGAAGGGCGAGGCCATGAAGGTCAGCGCGGCCGAGCCGATCCGGTCCCGCCGCGTCGCCAGGAAGCGGCGCAGCAGGCTCGACTTGCCGATCCCGGCCTCACCCCGCAGCAGCACGGTCCGGCTGGCGCCGGCCAGCACGCTGTCCCAGGCCTGTTGCAGCCGGGCGAGATCGGCCAGCCGGTTGACGAAGGCGTCGGGGCGGGCGAGGCGCCGGCGCTGGCCGCTGCGCTGGGCCTCCCGGCGCACCAGGAAGGCGGGGCAGGGCTCGCTGAAGCCCTTCAGCACCTGCGGGCCGAGATCGCGCATCTCGAAGATCGGCGTCAGCCGCGCCCGCGTCTCGCCGGACACGATGACCCCGCCGGGCGGTGCCAGGGCCTGGAGCCGCGCCGCGAGATTGGGCGTGGAGCCGATGGCCATGCTGTCGCCCGGCGCGTCGCCATGGCCCAGCAGGTCGCCGATCAACACCTGCCCCGTGGCGATCCCGGCCCGGGCGCGCAGCGGCTCCTGCCCCGGCGGCAGGTTCGGCAGCGGCACGCGCAGCCGCCGCACCGCCTCCACGGCC
Protein-coding regions in this window:
- a CDS encoding ATP-binding protein, with protein sequence MLFLDLVGSSRLAELLEPEDLMRVMQRYREACAGPVARYDGRIAQFLGDGVLAYFGFPAAHEDDPERAVRAALEAVEAVRRLRVPLPNLPPGQEPLRARAGIATGQVLIGDLLGHGDAPGDSMAIGSTPNLAARLQALAPPGGVIVSGETRARLTPIFEMRDLGPQVLKGFSEPCPAFLVRREAQRSGQRRRLARPDAFVNRLADLARLQQAWDSVLAGASRTVLLRGEAGIGKSSLLRRFLATRRDRIGSAALTFMASPFHTDTPFHPLVTPLRALARLAPDEEWPDALVKLRHWLGEEAPETGERAAALAELLLVGGDGAGARPAALAALAPRRLRSLTLTALLDQLTRLSARQPLCLMVEDLHWLDPSSMELLERALSRLPGRCLLLLTSREAFAPPATPAWSDVELLELRPLSEPDMVQLVEAVAGSSPDAPHLTRRISRLVASRTEGVPLYAQELARAILDGTVEAEAEVPPSLRECLVARLDRAQSAKAVAQAAAAAGRSVPRDLLQAATELPGEELDAALAHLEMAGVLQRRSLSGREGWTFHHALLRDAAYESLVRDRRRLLHARLAQALPEFDPDRVAAEPEVLAHHLAEAGRVADSVPLWLAATRRSLGRSAYAEATRLLRRALRAIDTVPPTPALRAQRLELLALLGPALIALHGPGAAETQDHYAESYAALNDTAADESAHFPIAWGWWRVSRDYNIKRLRSGALSERARRRGEPGSLLQAHHCGWGTRFGLGDLCGCREDIESGLAIYEAGDYRHHATLYGNHDAKVCALGETALLEWLEGRPGAALRAEAQARAWALEINHLGSILHALDIHAMHRAYRRDPAEMAEAARRMMEAAETHDLPDYRAKGMIFGGWAASARGEAAEGLRSIEAGLAVQREVGTIEDFPIFHTLLAEAQTTAGQVRRAVAELDEARELFERVGLQIWMPEVWRVLGQLRLQAGGPGSEAAAEASLREALRLAEAQGASMLALRARLSLAHLDLRLGRRGDAEMLRRIAAAAERAERDGDGEVERLLARLRRIAVSLAP